In one Dreissena polymorpha isolate Duluth1 chromosome 7, UMN_Dpol_1.0, whole genome shotgun sequence genomic region, the following are encoded:
- the LOC127837808 gene encoding uncharacterized protein LOC127837808, translated as MNLFAVLETDIDNEIVHFSEEWMLEETLKKLYPHYDKTADVAYGDHALAVAKLRLKYYGSMYHALCGMLKIACYQKDAAFGNYDVRYIVHFVKEMINYFRFTYENVDDLFHSLFFFCHFTRLRHHRLTFTDQMLRSIREFLQEADILMTVYFNTRLSYPQPYIFAGIVDLLGERYPRRTETGNAGGCPPMSIGGVLI; from the coding sequence ATGAATCTGTTCGCTGTGTTGGAAACGGACATTGACAACGAAATCGTTCATTTTTCAGAGGAGTGGATGCTAGAAGAAACGTTGAAGAAACTGTATCCGCATTATGACAAGACAGCAGACGTGGCGTACGGTGATCACGCGCTCGCTGTCGCAAAACTTCGCCTGAAATACTACGGCAGTATGTACCATGCCCTGTGCGGCATGCTCAAGATCGCTTGTTACCAGAAAGACGCGGCTTTCGGAAACTACGACGTCAGGTACATCGTACATTTCGTGAAGGAGATGATCAACTATTTCAGATTCACTTACGAGAACGTGGACGACCTGTTCCACTCCCTGTTCTTCTTCTGCCACTTTACGAGGCTGCGACACCACAGACTGACTTTCACCGACCAGATGCTACGCAGCATACGCGAGTTTCTCCAAGAAGCAGATATCCTGATGACCGTGTATTTTAATACGAGGCTTTCCTATCCACAGCCGTACATCTTCGCTGGAATAGTCGACCTTCTAGGCGAGCGCTACCCGCGGCGCACAGAGACCGGCAATGCCGGCGGATGTCCCCCCATGTCGATCGGCGGTGTCTTGATTTAA
- the LOC127837786 gene encoding tripartite motif-containing protein 45-like isoform X1 — translation MASNLNNSQQKGSDVFYDVCCFVCEEDGIHNEGLFHCKICFKTYCDECVKMHKKLHKDHAVSAKCDGESWYVANKVDDTIELCEEHTTEKLTMFCEDHEQLLCQLCLLLKHRQCSKVFTLAEQAKSNPQRIPLVQVTKGIEKSQKRLKDMVDRGKDNIKSLKASYEQICEEILDERRQINENLDRLQQNTIRELQSIHERLNNSIEDDTKRCLECISKLKIYGAKLKDNILPERTFITLRKCIDQTAAADSLLKSMIKNDGTDIKFQPNRELIQCHADCTDLGKIIIGEPQHNVDPNKIVSIEEKSEYNVRTATDKSSCGITGICTTSNGDIIIADWYNNCVKLLNQAYKVIDQVQLPTYPRSTCSISSVEIAVTVSRNYADALNGIHFLRVDGGKIIRKQVLKMNHVCFGIAHVDAEVFVTSGTALYEYTMDGRLVKKLYEDSTGQARVVGVAVSPDGKMIYVTDLINGMLRTLTRDGTVTATFQDPAFKHGMLTNNIHVAATGQVFVFGDNSISQVDTVGKTILNTISVNIANPASVYFNEVTRKLIVGFWDHDNINEFKTKTVPTF, via the exons ATGGCGTCTAACTTGAACAATTCGCAGCAAAAGGGATCAGACGTATTTTACGacgtttgttgttttgtttgcgaAGAGGATGGGATACATAATGAAGGACTGtttcattgtaaaatatgttttaaaacatactGCGACGAATGTGTGAAAATGCACAAAAAGCTACATAAGGATCACGCGGTGTCAGCGAAATGTGACGGTGAAAGCTGGTATGTTGCGAACAAAGTGGACGATACTATAGAGTTATGTGAGGAGCACACGACTGAGAAACTAACGATGTTCTGTGAAGATCATGAACAGTTGCTATGTCAATTATGTCTCCTCCTAAAACACAG GCAATGCAGTAAGGTGTTTACATTGGCTGAACAGGCCAAATCAAACCCACAACGTATACCCCTTGTTCAAGTGACGAAAGGAATAGAAAAGTCGCAGAAGCGTTTAAAGGATATGGTGGACAGAGGAAAAGATAACATAAAATCACTTAAAGCTtcttacgaacaaatttgtgaagAAATACTTGATGAACGTCGACAGATCAACGAGAATCTTGACCGACTTCAGCAAAACACCATAAGAGAATTGCAATCAATTCACGAGCGCTTAAATAATTCCATTGAAGATGACACCAAGCGATGCTTAGAatgtatttcaaagttaaagaTATATGGCGCTAAGCTCAAAGACAATATTCTACCTGAACGAACGTTTATTACGTTAAGAAAATGTATTGATCAAACTGCTGCAGCAGATTCACTCCTAAAAAGCATGATCAAGAATGATGGAACTGATATTAAATTCCAGCCTAACCGTGAATTGATTCAATGTCATGCAGACTGCACTGATCTTGGGAAAATCATCATAGGCGAGCCACAACATAACGTTGATCCAAACAAGATTGTCAGCATCGAGGAAAAGTCAGAATATAATGTTCGAACAGCTACTGATAAATCCTCATGTGGGATTACGGGTATATGTACGACTTCCAACGGGGATATCATCATTGCTGACTGGTACAATAATTGTGTGAAACTCCTTAATCAAGCGTACAAGGTGATTGATCAAGTTCAGCTTCCTACTTATCCGAGGTCCACGTGTAGCATTTCCTCAGTCGAGATTGCGGTGACTGTTAGCAGAAATTATGCCGATGCTCTTAACGGGATTCATTTCTTACGGGTAGATGGCGGAAAGATTATACGCAAACAGGTTCTAAAAATGAATCATGTCTGTTTTGGAATTGCGCATGTCGATGCAGAAGTATTTGTGACTTCCGGTACTGCGTTGTACGAATACACAATGGACGGACGGTTAGTTAAGAAGTTATACGAAGATAGTACTGGACAAGCCCGAG TTGTAGGTGTTGCGGTGAGTCCTGATGGGAAGATGATCTATGTGACGGACTTAATTAATGGCATGCTTCGCACGCTGACCAGGGATGGAACAGTCACAGCTACGTTCCAGGATCCCGCATTCAAACATGGCATGCTTACTAATAACATACATGTGGCAGCCACAGGGCAGGTTTTCGTCTTTGGTGACAACTCCATAAGTCAAGTGGATACAGTCGGCAAGACAATCCTCAATACCATCTCTGTTAACATTGCAAATCCTGCATCTGTCTACTTTAATGAAGTAACGAGAAAACTAATAGTTGGATTTTGGGACCACGACAACATCAATgagttcaaaacaaaaacagttcCGACTTTTTAA